Below is a window of Heterodontus francisci isolate sHetFra1 unplaced genomic scaffold, sHetFra1.hap1 HAP1_SCAFFOLD_650, whole genome shotgun sequence DNA.
aactcactcctgtattgaaggaaactgatctcctttccactctttgtattgtttgacttggtgctttttggaacttggAGCTACATCttggttttgtaatgtattttttttacagatttttatgaagaaagtatattttggaagcaccgcaaagtgcttcgtgataatatccaaggcatcaccaaaccagcaatccgccgcctggctcaccgtggcggggtcaagcggatctcgggtttgatcgatgaggagactggcggggtgttgaagattttcctggagaatgtgatcagggatgcggtcacatacactgagcacgccaagtgcaagacggtcactgccatggatgtggtgttcgCTTTGAAGCGGCAcggccgcacaactcgaccctttccagcaaacacgcaacaaaggctcttcgaagagccacccaccgtctcacagcgagagcagtgacctggaaacgggagctgtgataggctgttcagaactgtctggaataaatctgtgctgtattcgggtagaaaactggaatccccgaaattgacatttcatttgcagcaaggatgtgcagtggatttttttttctaaacgggctgtgtaaacagtgcccgaggctctgcagttagttatttcccccgtccacacatgccctcagtgaaaagccacatcactcctccagaatcactcattgttttcatagaatttcaaaatgatttcgctgcaataagggaatccgggagttttgcagcagccgttgaatcggtcactggaaccagacccacttgtgatgttacttttcacgacaccgtgtttcctgcactgaaactgacagggtttgtgaaactgatcagtttcagctcattcattcagggacctggaattcccgcagtttgaggattggtcaccctcttcccattcgcatttcttaaccaatcgcagagcctcgaattagggaaaatgcagcaaatcattggcttaaattgtcgaaattggcagaacgtttgaattcgtaaaaggcgccaatttcagtgtcggcaaaaagcgaattactggaaaatctatttaaaattgttcgtaaaatattttccaccaacctttaaaaacctttctttattccgctattatcgccacaaattcctggcgctattttacgcacagctttaacctgtcattttccccccacttcttatctgtaaccggcggtaaaagactccattcagcaatccttcagggaccaataactcaaactcggtgcggAAAGGAATAAATTGTActgttggtaattccccttcacacagggatcaggggaacagtgagaagccactgaaatagttgctcataaacattttaaatagttcctattctgttctgttactgacatgctggaatcagacagtaatcagccctttcacagagactgtgggtggctctgaaaagagtctttggttcattagatgacattttgtctgctttgctttttctgggagctctgaacgCTGGTTTTCCTGGGTAGCACctggccctgagcgatggtcacccctcccagcagcttgttgagctcctcgtcgttgtggacagccagctgcaggtgtctggggatgatgtgggtcttcttgttgtcccgggccgcgttaccggccagctcgaggatttcagctgtcagatactcgagcacagcagccagatcgaccggggctccggcacccacatgctcagcatagttgccctttctcaggagcctgtgaacacggcccaccgggaactgcagtccagcccgggaggagcgagacttagccttggaccgagctttcctgccggtctttcctcttccagacatttccacaatctcacaaatactttcataaaTGGATAAgttccgcagcatttactttacttaaagactgagaactctcctcaatggtcggtacttaattcacctcatttgcctatattcttcaccaatcaggtcactgaccaacagaagagggcgggatttacccgccacgacatcagaagcagagaatttgtcaatttcaaaaagcccgccaatttcatcatcggaaaggagcggattaaaataaatgtcatccttagtcaaagatttaaagtcccttctcttgattttgttttattcaacttgtaaaatgttatttaaattgtgactcattctacaatcgctttcaaactgtcccgggtggggcctgcattggcctgaagtgaaatactcagtttagctttgaatcagagcccagtgtccttctctgaaaagagggagccggatcaagtcctcaaacggcccttaacttgTACTgcaataatcccatcccaggctgttacactgcggagagttgctgttaataaaatgattaatcagtgaagggattaaggtctaatccttgcc
It encodes the following:
- the LOC137360545 gene encoding histone H2A-like, whose amino-acid sequence is MSGRGKTGRKARSKAKSRSSRAGLQFPVGRVHRLLRKGNYAEHVGAGAPVDLAAVLEYLTAEILELAGNAARDNKKTHIIPRHLQLAVHNDEELNKLLGGVTIAQGQVLPRKTSVQSSQKKQSRQNVI